A window of Bombyx mori chromosome 2, ASM3026992v2 contains these coding sequences:
- the LOC101742521 gene encoding chorion class CB protein M5H4-like, which translates to MAAILVLFCASAVMFQVCNAQCYGRDPLIGGLAGPYGSAWGPYDGIGPYDGLGYGSQLGGGFIGLSPGNLAASCGGGLAVSSSSPITPTGLTLTSDNTIEGTVAVMGQLPFLGAVATDGAFATAGTGVVIYGCGDGAIGIVSEAPIAAPLPPNVGPGYGPGPIGYGPARGGYKGCGCNSVIY; encoded by the exons ATGGCCGCCATATTAGTTTTATTCTGCGCATCAGCTGTCATGTTCCAA GTTTGCAACGCCCAATGTTACGGTCGGGATCCTCTGATCGGAGGATTGGCTGGGCCGTATGGCTCTGCTTGGGGCCCTTATGATGGCATTGGTCCGTATGACGGTCTGGGCTATGGCTCGCAATTAGGAGGAGGATTCATCGGCCTAAGCCCAGGAAATTTAGCAGCATCGTGCGGCGGCGGTCTCGCTGTTTCCAGCTCTTCTCCCATCACCCCTACTGGGCTCACATTAACTTCTGACAATACAATCGAAGGCACCGTTGCTGTGATGGGACAGCTGCCATTCCTGGGTGCGGTGGCTACCGATGGGGCGTTCGCTACTGCCGGCACTGGTGTTGTGATTTACGGGTGCGGTGATGGCGCCATCGGCATAGTTTCCGAAGCTCCTATTGCCGCGCCACTGCCGCCCAACGTCGGACCCGGTTACGGTCCGGGACCAATCGGATATGGACCCGCTAGAGGCGGATATAAAGGATGCGGGTGCAACAGTGTTATCTATTAA
- the LOC101741231 gene encoding chorion class B protein L11-like: MAAKLILFVCATALVAQAALGVGPFGAGLGGCGCGGRGYGGYGYDIGAAAALEASCGGGLPVVTSSAAPTGLGVASENRYEGTVGVCGNLPFLGTADVAGEFPTYGFGDINYGCGDGAVGIIAEDRAGLGYGAGYGLGYGGYAGRGCGCGCGGI; encoded by the exons ATGGCCGCTAAACTCATCCTCTTCGTCTGCGCCACCGCCCTCGTGGCACAG GCTGCTCTGGGCGTTGGACCTTTCGGCGCTGGACTCGGTGGTTGTGGCTGCGGAGGTCGCGGCTACGGTGGTTACGGCTACGATATCGGCGCTGCTGCTGCTCTGGAAGCTTCTTGCGGAGGAGGTCTCCCCGTCGTCACCTCCTCTGCTGCTCCTACTGGTCTGGGTGTAGCTTCCGAGAACAGGTACGAGGGTACCGTCGGTGTCTGCGGCAACCTGCCGTTCCTTGGTACTGCTGATGTTGCTGGCGAGTTCCCCACTTATGGTTTCGGTGACATCAACTACGGCTGCGGTGACGGCGCTGTGGGGATCATCGCCGAGGACCGCGCCGGGCTCGGCTACGGCGCTGGTTACGGTCTCGGCTACGGAGGCTACGCCGGACGCGGTTGCggctgcggctgcggtggcaTCTGA
- the LOC101742663 gene encoding chorion class A protein L12-like, whose product MSTFAVLLLCAQACLIQNVCGQYLGSGLGGCGCGAGLGGLGLGYGAGWNGLGAGWNGLDGAYGAGCGSYGGEGIGNVGVAGELPVVGVTAVGGRVPIIGGVEYGGPACAAGAVSICGHCAPTCGCGRGLAGYY is encoded by the exons ATGTCTACCTTCGCTGTTCTCCTCCTCTGCGCCCAGGCTTGCCTGATCCAA AACGTGTGCGGTCAGTACCTGGGTAGTGGTCTAGGCGGCTGCGGCTGCGGAGCTGGTCTGGGTGGCCTCGGACTCGGCTATGGAGCTGGTTGGAACGGACTCGGTGCCGGCTGGAATGGACTCGACGGTGCCTACGGCGCTGGTTGTGGTTCATACGGTGGCGAGGGCATCGGCAACGTGGGAGTCGCCGGTGAGCTGCCCGTCGTTGGTGTCACCGCTGTCGGTGGCCGCGTGCCCATCATCGGTGGTGTCGAGTACGGAGGTCCCGCCTGCGCCGCTGGTGCCGTCTCTATCTGCGGACACTGCGCCCCCACCTGTGGCTGTGGACGTGGTCTGGCTGGATACTACTGA